ACCGAACGAATGCCCAATCACGGGTTATGGAGGAAGTTCTGCTCAAATCGAATATTCAATACAGCATCGTGGGCGGAATTAAGTTCTATGATCGTAAAGAAATTAAGGATATCTTGGCCTATTTAAGGCTGATTGCCAATCCTGATGATGATATCAGTCTGCGTCGTGTCATTAATGTTCCTAAGCGTGGAATTGGCTCAACTTCATTAGATAAAGTGGCGGATTATGCGGCCATGAGTGACTTGTCCATGTATCAAGCTTTGCAGGATATTGAGATGATTGGCTTGAGCGGCAAGGCGGCTAAGGAAGCTAGAGGATTCCGAGACCTCATTCATAACTATACGAATATGCTGGAATACTTATCAGTAACTGAGCTTGTTGAAGAGGTTATTGAGAAAACGGGTTATCGTGATATGTTGAAAATCGAAAAAACAATTGAATCTCAGACAAGACTAGAAAATATTGATGAGTTTTTATCAGTAACTAAATCATTTGAAGCACAAAATGATGATAAAACGCTTGTTGGGTTTTTAACCGATCTTGCCTTAGTGGCAGATATTGATCAACTTGACGATACAGAAGAAGCTCAGGATTCAGTTACCTTAATGACGCTTCACTCAGCAAAGGGGCTTGAATACCCGGTAGTCTTTTTACTAGGACTAGAAGAGGGCGTATTCCCTCACAGCCGTTCGCTGATGGATGACGATGAGATGGAAGAAGAAAGACGGCTGGCCTATGTAGGGATTACCCGTGCCGAAAAAGAGCTGTTTATTTCGAATGCGCAAATGCGGACGTTATACGGCCGGACAAATATGAATCCAGTTTCTAGATTTATTAAAGAAATTCCTGAAGAACTTCTGGAAGACTTACAGCCGCCTAAACCGAAAAAAGTAGAGAAAAGTTTTGGGACAGGTTTGTCAACAAGACCTATTCAATCGGGCGGGTCAAGAAGGACACCATCCTTTGGGAAAGCAGTGACTGCTCCTTCCTCAACAGGGGGCGACGAAATCGGCTGGAAAGTCGGAGATAAAGCTGCACATAAAAAATGGGGTACGGGAACTGTCGTCAGCGTGAAAGGTGAAGGCGAAGGCAAAGAGCTGGATATTGCATTCCCAAGCCCGACAGGCATAAAACGGTTACTTGCTAAGTTTGCTCCAATCGATAAAGCCTAATAATAATAAATCAGAAAGGGATGAATAAATGGATCTGAAAGAGGCTGAAAAGCTGGTTGCTGATTTACAAAATCTCTTAAACCAATACAGTTATGAGTATTATGTGCAAGATAAGCCCTCGGTACCGGATGCTGAATACGATCGGCTGCTGAGAGAACTGATTGAGTATGAGGAAGCTTTTCCTGAATTAAAAACCCCAGATTCACCTACACAGCGTGTGGGCGGTACAATTCTTGACATGTTTGAAAAAGTGGAACATCGTTCACCGATGCTTAGTCTTGGCAATGCATTTAATGAGGATGACCTGCGCGATTTTGATCGGAAGGTTCGCCAAGCAGTTGGGGACAAGTATTCATATGTATGTGAACTGAAAATTGATGGGCTTGCTGTCACTCTGCAGTATGAAGCAGGCTATTTCACCAGAGGAGCAACTCGAGGTGACGGCAGTGTTGGTGAGGATATCACCGAGAATCTTCGTACGATAAAATCGATTCCATTAAAGCTCAAAGAACCGGTTTCTATTGAGGTTCGTGGTGAAGCCTTTATGCCGAAGCGTTCATTTGAAGCACTAAACAAAGCCAAAGATGATCAAGGAGAAGAACCGTTTGCTAATCCGCGTAATGCGGCAGCTGGTTCGCTTCGACAGCTCGATTCAAAACTTGCAGCGAAGCGGAATCTTGATGTTTTCCTGTATGCAATTGCTGATTTGGGCGAAACAGGCGTGGAATCACATAGTGAAGGTCTGGATTTACTAGATCGCTTAGGTTTTAAAACCAATCAAGAACGAAAAAAATGTTCAACCATAGAAGAAGTTCTAACTTATATTGAGGGATGGGTTGAAAGACGTCCTAATCTTGCCTATGATATTGATGGAATTGTTATTAAGGTTGATTCACTACAGCAACAGGAAGAGATGGGGAGAACTGCAAAAAGCCCAAGATGGTCTATTGCTTATAAATTTCCGGCTGAAGAAGTGATTACCACTCTTCGCAGTATTGAATTGAATGTAGGGAGGACAGGTGTTATCACCCCGACTGCTATCTTGGATCCTGTCCGAGTAGCTGGTTCAACTGTTCAGCGGGCAACCCTTCATAATGAAGACTTGATTCGTGAAAAAGATATCAAAATTGGTGATCAGGTCGTTATTAAAAAAGCGGGCGATATTATTCCGGAGGTAGTCAATGTTTTAGCTGACCGTCGTACAGGCGAGGAGATTGACTTCGCCATGCCGACAGAATGTCCAGAATGTAATAGTGAGCTTGTGCGGCTTGAAGGGGAAGTGGCTTTGCGCTGTCTTAATCCTCAGTGTCCCGCACAAATACGTGAAGGATTAATCCATTTTGTCTCTCGTAACGCCATGAATATTGATGGTTTAGGTGAGAAAGTAATCAGTCAATTATTCAGTGAGCACTTAATTCATGACGTTGCCGATCTCTATAAGGTGACGTATGAGCAGCTGATTGGAATGGAACGGATGGGCGAAAAGTCAGCTACGAACTTGCTGAAAGCGATTGAGTCTTCTAAGTCAAATTCACTGGAGCGGTTATTGTTTGGTCTAGGTATTCGACATGTAGGTTCAAAAGCAGCGAAAACGTTAGCACAGTATTTTGAAACAATGGAAGTCTTAAGTCAAGCACAATTAGAAGACTTAACGGCTATTAATGAAATCGGTGAAAAAATGGCGAATGCGGTTGTTGCCTACTTTGAAAATGAGGAAGTACAACTCCTCTTGTCTGAACTAAAAAAAGCTGGAGTCAATTTTTCATACACAGGGCCAAAGCTTGCAGCCATTGAAACCATTGATTCGGTGTTTGCCGGCAAGACGGTAGTATTGACCGGGAAACTCCATCAAATGGGGCGCGAAGAAGCAAAAGAAAAGCTCGAAGCACTTGGGGCTAAAGTGGCTGGCAGTGTTAGTAAGAAAACGGATTTATTAATTGCAGGTGAAGATGCAGGTTCAAAGCTTACGAAAGCGGAAAGCTTGGGAATTGACGTGTGGGATGAAGATAGACTTATTACAGAATTAAAGAGTTAAGAGGGTGTAGGCATGAAAAAAAGCTTTTTTGTGGGGTTAGGTGTTGCACTACTTCTTGCAGGATGTGCACCTCAATTCGATGATGGGGAAGAAGAAATTGTTCAAGATAAAGCTGAAAAAACAGAAAAAGCGATTATTCCTAAGTATCAAATATCCGACGATTATTATAAGATGCTTTTACCTTTTGAAGCTTCACAGGCTCGCGGTTTAGTTGTATCAAATCTAAATACGCGTTATGACATTGAAGAGTTTGAAACAGGATTAATGCGTATTTCGCAAAAGGACTTTAATCAAGATAAGTACTATTTTAAAGAGGGCCAAGTATTAGACAGCAGTACCATCAGTAAGTGGCTAGAACGTAAATATACAAACGAGCAATTAACAGAAAAGAAATTGAAGTCAAGCGACAATCTTGGATTGAACCCGATTGATACAGAAAAGGGTGATATCAAGACTCGTAATGAAAAAAACCCAATCTATCTGGCACATATTCTAGAACATGATTATCTAATTAAGAATAAAGATAATCAAGTTAGTCTTGGTGGAGTTGTAATCGGCCTTGCGCTTAACTCCGTTCATTATTATCAAAAAGAAGAATATGGAGCAACCTACGATACGTCTATTTCAGACCAGAAGATAGAATCAGAGGGGAAAAAGATTGCTGCAGAAGTTCTTAAAAGACTTCGGAAGACAGATGAATTGAAAGACGTGCCGATTACCATTGCACTATTTAAGCAGGTAGAAAAATCATCAGTTATTCCGGGCAGCTTTATGAGCTTTACCCATGTAAGTAAAGACGGAAACAGCATCGGTAAATGGGAGAATGTTGATGAGAAATATTATGTACTTCCTTCAACAGATGCTGAGAAAGAACACCGTGATGATGTTACGATGTTTAAGAAATTTAAGCAAGATGTCGAGGAATATTTCCCGAACTTTAATGGAGTTGTCGGACGTGCCTTTTATGTGGACGATCAGCTGCAAGATCTCAATATAGAAATACCCATTCAATTTTACGGTAACTCTGAGGCAATTGGATTTACTCAATACTTAACGGGCCTTGTGATGGAACATTTCCCTGATTACGTTTCCGTACAGGTATCTGTTACATCCGTGAATGGACCAGAAGCGTTGGTGGTAAAAAAAGCTGGCGAAGATGAACCGTTTGTCCACATTTATAAATAATGAACTATGCCCAGCTTATGCAGCTGGGCTTTCTTTATTATATGGAGCAAGCATGTGGCGCGGTACTGTTGTGGGGGATACCCAAATTAAAAAGGCTGCGAGGGTTCTCGGCAGCCTAACTTTACGCTTCTAGCATAGGGATTCTATCTTTGTATTGATCAATCAGCTTTCTGTTATGTTCCTCAGCACCATCTACATTCCCGCTTTTGAAAATGGGAGGGGTAAAGTGGTTATTCACCATGATTTCTATGGCTTTGACCATAATCCCATTAAGAAGAGCCATTCCAATAATGGTTGAACCACTGCCAAATTGAATGTTCAGGGCTTCTATTTTCATAAGTGCATCGCCTGTTTCAATATGATTATCAATCGATAGATCAGCAGTTTGATATAAGAAAAGACCGGATGGATGCCTTGAAGATTGGGTTTTAGCATAGCTAGGCGAAGTGATTACGATGACATAAGCGCCTTTTTTCTTAGCCATTTGTGCGACTTCAATTGGAACAGGGTTTCTGCCCGAAGTGGATACAACAATCATCACATCTTCGGGCAGAATAGTATGGGTTTCCATGAATTGTTCAGCAATCCCATGTGTTCGCTCTAGTTCCGAGGAGCGTACAGCTCCTTTGTGGAGCATAAAATCTTCTTCTAGAATAGGACTGATAGGGGCTAGTCCGCCTGCACGATAAAAAAGCTCTTCGCCAAACATATGAGAATGACCGCATCCAAACAAATGAATAATTCCATGCTGCTGAATACTTTCTGCTATTTTTTCTGCGGCTTTAGATAGATTGTCTTTTTCATCATGTTCACATACTGCCAATAACGACGTGATACTTTGGAAATATTGACTGATTATCGTAATCTTCCACCCTTCCATTTCAACGTTTCATGTGGATCTTAAACGTATATCGATCAGCACGGTAAGCAGATATAACAAATTCAAATGGCGTTCCATCTTCTAAGAAGGTATTTCTCAAGATGGACATGATGGGAGCACCTGTTTTAATGTTTAAGTATTTTGCCTCTATTGGGCTGGCAAGGGTTGATTCAATAATCTGTGTGGCCTCTTCGATATGATAACCAAGTTTTTCTTCAATATATCCGTATAAGGATTGATTAACAATGGTCTCCGTTAGACCGCTGATCAAATTGGCTGAAATGTAATTCGTTTCTAAGGCCATCGGGACATTATCTGCCAGACGAATTCGTTTAATTTCATAAACGGGTTCATCCTCTTGAATGCTGAGGTGTTGAGAAATCTGACTAGTAGCAGGTATGATTTGAAAGTGAATAAATTCATTACCAGGCTCTAGCCCGCGAGCTTTCATATCTTCCGTAAAGCTGGTTAAACCTTGCAAGGGCTGTTCAAGTTTTCGTTCAGCAACAAAGGTCCCTTTTCCTTGTCGGCGAGATAAATAACCGGCATTCACAAGTTGTGTGAATGCCTGTCTAACCGTCATTCTGCTGATTTGATATTGTTCTGCGTATTCGCGTTCAGCAGGAAGCGAATCACCTGGAGATAAGTCACCTTTTTCAATCAACTGCTTAATATGTTCGGCGAGCTGATAATAAATGGGGATAGGTGAATTCTTATTGATCATGCTTCTCGATACCGGTCCTTCCTGAACGTGCAGCTTCATCAGCGATGATGACCACATTAGGGTGGTTAAGCAGCGCAGACGCAGGAAAATCCTCCGAAATCTTTCCCTCTAAAAGTTGAGACAACGCTTGTCGTTTGTTTTCACCTGATACAAGCAGCAAAATCTCTTTACTCTTCATAATGGTGTTGATGCCCATTGTATTTGCTTTTGTCGGTACTTCTTCTGGAGACTCAAAGTAACGGGCATTGGCTTCAATGGTTGATGGAGCCAATTCAATAATATGAGAATTTGAAGAGAAGGGCGTACCAGGCTCGTTAAAACCAATATGACCATTTTGGCCGATTCCAAGTACTTGGAGATCAATTCCGCCCGCTTCCTTAATTAACTCTTCATATGCCGCAGGTTCGTCCTTTATTGACTCGATTTTTCCATTTGGGACATGTGTATTAGCAGGGTTGATATCAATATGATTAAAGAAGTGTTCGTTCATATAAGAATGGTAACTCTGTGGATTCTCTTTGGCTAGACCGACGTATTCATCTAAATTAAATGTTGTAACATCCTTATAGGAAGTTTTATTTTTTTTGTGGTCTTCTACAAGATATTTATAGGTGCCGACGGGCGTACCTCCAGTTGCGAGACCTAGAATTAGGTTTGGAGACTGCCGAACCTTACTAATGATATAATCCGCAGCTGCTTTACTCATTTCTTGATAATTTGTTACTTCGATGATTTTCATCTTTATTGTCCCCCTTTAGTGAATGCAAGTTCTCCCCGGCAAAATGTCATATATACATCAAGATTATCATCAAGGATAACGATATCCGCATCCTTTCCAATTGCCAGACTTCCTTTTCGATCAAAAATATTTAATTGTTTTGCAGGATTAACCGACGCCATTTCAATGGCATCTGCAAGGGTACATCCTGTATAGGTAATAATATTTTGCAGTGCAGTTCCTAGTTTTAAAATACTGCCTGCAAGGGTTCCATCAGCCAGAACGGCTTTTCCATCTTTAACAATGACATCTTGTCCGCCCAAATCATATTCACCATTTTTCAAACACTTTGCGCGCATGGAATCGGTGATCAATAAAAGCCCGTCTTTTCTTTTAATTTTATAAGCGAGATCTACCATTTCTGGACGAACATGGACTCCATCTACAATGATTTCTGCTTTTAGTTCATCACGTAAAAACACACTGCCAACAACCCCTGGTTCACGGTGATGGAGGCCGCTCATCTGGTTGTATAGATGTGTAACATGATTAGCCCCAGACTCTATGGCTTTATTCACTTCTTCGAAGGTAGCGTCAGAATGTCCAATAGAAGCTACGATTCCGTGAGTGGAAAGGTAGTTCACCATTTCTAATCCACCTGGTCGTTCTGGTGCTAAAGTGACCAGCTTAATCATGTTGTTAGTCAAGAGTTCCCATTTTTTTAATAATGGTAAGTCTGGATCAATGATGTGCTTGAGCGGCTGCGCTCCAGCTTTATCAGGATTTACAAAGGGTCCTTCCAAATGCACTCCCACAATTTCTGCTTTTCCAGTCTCCTGTTTTCCCTGAAGATACTCTCCGACATTCGCTAGTGCCTTTTCAATTTCTTTGGTATCCTGTGTCATCGTTGTCGCTAAGAAGCTTGTAGTTCCTTCTTTTGGAAGGGTGGAAGACATGGTATCTAAGGCCTCTTTTGTAGCATCCATTACATCCGCGCCATTCACGCCATGAATATGAACATCAATAAATCCAGGAACCGCCTTGTAGGTTGAAGGAACGTTGATAATAGTAAACTCTTCTTCATTTTCTAAATTAGTTAGTAAATCAACTTCTGCTATTTTTTCATCTATTATTTTTATGTAGCCGTTCTGTATGAGCTGGCCCTCACTGTATATATCGATTCCTTTAAGTAATACTTGTTTACTCATTAATAAAACTTCCTTTCATGTTTCCCCCATACTTTAACATCTTAGTAATATAGTTGTCTATACCAATTCAGGTATCTGTTGTGATTAGTATTAATTTCCTCTCTATATGGAGAAAATTAATTTAATATCGGGTAGTATAATGACAAGGACAGCTGGTCTAGACATAGGGATGAGAATAATGATATGATGCCCATTATTATGCGCTATCAAACCACAAGAACTTATACATCATAGAGATGGGGATGAAAACAACATGTTAGGTTTTTTACAGAGAATCGGAAAAGCATTAATGCTTCCGATTGCCGTTTTACCAGCTGCGGGATTGTTATTGCGGTTAGGACAAGAAGATCTCTTCAATATACCGTTTATGGCTAATGCAGGAAATGCCATATTTGCTAATTTAGCGTTAATTTTTGCGATCGGTGTTGCGATCGGTTTTGCAAAAGATAGTCATGGAGCTGCTGGTTTATCAGGCGCCATTGGCTATTTAGTTTTGACAGAAGGTGCTAAATCGTTAGATAAAGGTATCGATATGGGTGTTCTTGGCGGAATTATCGCTGGGATAATTGCCGGTCTTTTGTATAATCGATTCCACGGCATCAAGCTGCCAGAATGGCTGGGCTTTTTCAGCGGGAGACGCTTTGTTCCGATAGTGACTTCACTTGCTATGGTCATCTTGGCGGGAATTGCAGGTTTTGCATGGCCGCCTATCCAGGATGCGATAACTGGAGTTGGTAACTGGATTATTGATCTGGGAGCTATTGGATCAGGTATCTTTGGACTGTTAAATAGATTATTAATACCATTAGGGCTGCACCATGTGTTAAATAGCTTATTCTGGTTCCAATTTGGTGAGTTTGCGGGTAAAACGGGAGATATTGCTCGATTCTTTGCAGGTGATCCAACGGCTGGGACATACATGACTGGTTTCTTCCCAATTATGATGTTCGGGCTTCCAGCAGCATGTATGGCGATTATTGCCACAGCTAAACCGGAGAATAGAAAAAAAGTGTCTGGAATGTTTATCGGTTTAGCGTTAACATCGTTTCTTACCGGCATAACAGAACCTATAGAATTTTCATTTATGTTTGTTGCACCACTGCTTTATGGGGTCCATGCAATCTTAACCGGACTTTCCCTATGGGTAACCACATTGTTGGGCATTAAGAGTGGATTTACTTTCTCCGCAGGATTCATTGACTTTGGAATCAATTATAATATCGCACAAAAACCATTACTTTTAATATTGATTGGTGTTATTTATGCGATTATATATTTCGTCATTTTCTACTTTTTAATCAAAGCGTTTAATTTGAAAACACCGGGTAGAGAAGATGACGGTGAACTAGAAGAAGAAGAAGAAACTGTTATCGAAACGGACGTTAACAAACATGAAAAAATGGCTTCTCAGTTTATTCAAGATATCGGAGGGAAAGAAAATATTTCTTCTATCGATAATTGTGCAACAAGGCTTCGACTAAATGTAAATGATATGAGCTTAGTAAGTGATGCTTCACTGAAGGCACATGGTGCAAAAGGAATTATGAAGTTAAATAAGACCAATTTGCAGATAATTGTAGGAACAGAAGTGGAGTTTGTTGCTGACGCAATGAAGAGATTGGATACAGAATCAATCAGAACGGTTACGGAAGAGGAGCCTGCTGCACCCGAACATACAGGATTACTTCCGTTGACTAAACAAGACTTTGTAATGCCTATTGAGGGAGAAATTATTCCACTTGATGAGATTCCTGATCCTGTATTTTCACAGAAGATGATGGGGGATGGGTTTGGTATCATTCCAAGTAAAGGACTGGTTGTTTCTCCTGTCGATGGGGAAATTATTAATGTTTTCCCAACTAAACATGCTGTAGGAATTATGTCTAAACAAGGGTATGAAATTCTAATCCATGTAGGTTTAGAGACGGTAAATCTCAAAGGAGAAGGTTTTACACTGCTCGTCAAACAAGGGGATCACGTATTAAAAGGACAAGATCTTCTGCAATTTGATTTAGAGTTTATAAAGAATCATGCAGCTTCAACGGTAACACCGGTTATCTTTACAAACCTTACAAAACTAGAAATTAAGAAACAAGGGAAAATAGAACAAGGAAACGACGGTATTGTGTCGATTCAATAAAGAGCGGGGAGTAATCAGTCGAAAAATCTGATTGCTCTCCTTTTTTTTAGACAGCATAACTTAGATGCTGTTTATAGGGAAAACTAAATCAAACATAGAATAATTGCTTAATTAGATATTCATCTGGTATAATAATCTGTTATAATTCACTGATTTGCTACTAGGGGCTAAATTAAGGTAAAATAGAGCTGAAGCTTAAATTTTTGAAAAGAGGTTTAGATATGAATAAAGAATCCATTTATGGATTAACATATGATCAACTAACAGAATGGCTGATGAGTCATGGACATAAGAAATTCCGAGCTACACAGGTTTGGGATTGGTTATATAAGAAACGGGTAACTGAGTTTTCCCAAATGAAAAACGTCAGCAAAGAAATTATTCAATTGTTAGAAGATCATTTCGCAATCCAAACATTAGAATTGCATACGAAGCAAGAATCAGCAGATGGAACGATTAAGTTTTTGTTCAAGCTAAAGGACGGAAATTTAATTGAAACGGTTTTAATGAGATTTAAATACGGTTTATCTGTATGTGTGACGACTCAAGTAGGCTGTAACATCGGCTGTAGTTTTTGTGCTAGTGGACTTTTAGCTAAAAGCCGTGATTTAACCAGCGGTGAGATTGTTGAACAGATTATGAACGTTCAACATCATTTAGATAAGGTTGAGAAGGATGAACGAGTTAGTCATATCGTCGTAATGGGAATTGGTGAACCATTTGATAACTTCGTAAACCTTGTGAGTTTCTTAAACGTGGTTAATGATCAAAATGGACTTGCTATTGGTGCCAGACATATTACCGTATCCACAAGCGGGCTTTCAAATAAAATTTATGAATTTGCGGATATGAATACGCAGGTGAATTTGGCTATCTCATTGCATGCACCAAACAATGAACTTAGAACCAGTATTATGAAAATCAACCGTGCTTTCCCATTGGAAAAGTTGATGGATGCTGTGGATTACTATTTAGAAAAAACCAATCGCCGAATTACCTTTGAATACATCATGCTTGAGGGAGTCAATGATCATAAAGAAGAAGCGTTGCAGCTTGCAGCATTACTAAGGAATAAGCGACACTTATCCTATGTGAATTTAATTCCTTATAATCCAGTTGATGAGCATATTCAATATCAGCGAAGTGAGCAAAAATCGATTGAAGAATTTTATGAGACGTTAAAAAAGAAAGGCATTAATTGTGGAATCCGTCATGAAAATGGAACAGACATTGATGCAGCTTGCGGCCAATTAAGAAGTAAACAAATAAAAAAAGCAAAAGCGTAAGAAGCTTTTGCATAAGAAAACAGCCTTCCCGGATAGGGAAGGCTGTTTTTGTGTGTATTATAGTTTAGAAATTACTTTTTCCATTTCATTGAAAGTATCTTGAACTTCTTTATTTGGAATACTAGTCATAAAGCTGACTCCAATGACGGCAATTAGACTTAACGTAAAGCCAGGAATCATTTCATACATGAAGTCGCTTAAACCAGGAATATTCACCCAGACTAACACAGTAACGGCTCCGACTACCATACCAGCCAAGGCTCCCCATTTCGTCATACGTCTCCAATATAAGCTTAATAGAACAGCGGGACCAAATGCAGATCCAAATCCGGCCCATGCATATCCAACTAGGGCAAGTATGGTTTTATTAGGTGTTAGGGCTAATAAAAGGCCAACAATCGCTACTAACAAGACGGAAAGGCGCCCAATTAAAACTAATTCTTTATCAGTTGCATTTCTGCGCAAGAACGTTTTATAGAAATCTTCTGTAAGCGCACTTGACGTAACAAGCAGCTGTGAAGAAATGGTACTCATGATAGCAGCAAGAATAGCGGCTAATAGAAATCCTGTAATGAGTGGATGAAAGAGTACATTCGAAAGAATAACAAAGATGGTTTCAGGATCATCGACGGGAATATTATTTCTTGTAGCATAAACGAGTCCGGATAACCCAGTTAAAAGGGCCCCGAAAACGGACACGATCATCCAAGTCATACCAATCCGGCGTGCAGGTTTTAGTTCTTTCACGGAAGAAATCGCCATAAAACGAACAATTATATGAGGTTGCCCAAAATATCCAAGACCCCAAGCGAGGAATGAAATAATACCGAGTATGCTGGTGCCTCTGAAAATGTCCATAAGATGAGGATCAATTTGTCTCACATCTTGCATTGCGGAAGCGGGTCCGCCGAGCTCGAAAAACGTCACGACAGGTACTAGTATCAGGGCAAGAAACATAATAATACCCTGGACAAAATCAGTTAAACTGACGGCAAGAAAGCCTCCAAATATGGTATACGCGATAACGACTCCTGCCGTTACAAATAATCCGATTTTGTAATCCATATCGAATGAACTTTCAAAAAGGGTACCGCCTGAAACAAATCCAGCAGAGGTGTATAGTGTAAAGAAGATAATAATGATAATAGCAGATACGAAACGTAGAATCCGTGTATGATCCATGAATCGATTCTCGAAATAATCGGGGATGGTAATAGAATCATTTGCTATTTCTGTATAACTCCGAAGTCTAGGTCCTACTAATAAGTAGTTGAAGTAAGCTCCGACCGTTAATCCAATAGCCAGCCAAACACTTGATAAACCGGTTGAATACATGGCTCCTGGAAGTCCCATCAGCATCCAGCCGCTCATATCAGCTGCACCAGCAGATAGTGCGGTAACGGCTGGACCTAATCCGCGGCCTCCTAACATATAACCAGAAATATCTTCTGAAGATTTTTTGTAGGCATATAAGCCAATTAATAGCATGGCTATAAAATAAATAGCCAAAGAAATCATAACGCCTGTTTCCATTCGTTCAGTCACTCTCCTTTGTGTTGTCCATCATCAAATCTTGTGGAAAACGCAGATGAAGGGGTATGGTTTAAAAAAATAACAGACTTTCTAGGTATATTCAACTTTTAAGGAAGAGGGTTATTTTAAAAAAACACGCGTAAAGCCATTCGTATCAAGCGCTAAAGCTTATTCGACAAAAGTATAAGTTTAAATATTCTGACGACAAAAACCGACTTTTTATGATTATTTCCCAGACAATATTTTTATATTTAATGTCGTTATTTACACATATAGTTTGGCAAGAGGTCAATATTCTAGTTTTGATAATAACACTTGTTGCTTTAGAGCGTGAAAGTTTGTTATGATTTACAAGATGATTTTCAAACAAGAAGCGGCTCCAAATGCCGGTTTTTATATATTTCGGAGGTGAAGATTATGTCACGTATTTCCATGGATGAGGTTAAGCATGTAGCGAATTTAGCACGATTGGCCATTACAGAGGAAGAAGCTGTGAAATTCCAGAAGCAACTAGATCAAATGATATCATTTGCTGAGCAATTGAATGAATTAGATACAGAGAATGTTGCACCAACATCTCATGTACTAGACATGAAGAATGTAATGAGAGAAGATGTCTCGAAAAAAGGACTGCCAGTGGAGGAAGTTTTGAAAAACGCTCCAGACAGCACAGAAGATGGTCACATTCGCGTACCATCAATCTTAGAATAAGGAGGGAAATAAATGTCTCTGTTTGAACAAAGCATTTCTGAGCTTCATAAACAATTACATAACAAAGAAATCACTGTTACGGACCTTGTTCATGAATCCTATACACGCATCAATGA
The Peribacillus sp. FSL H8-0477 genome window above contains:
- the putP gene encoding sodium/proline symporter PutP, whose protein sequence is METGVMISLAIYFIAMLLIGLYAYKKSSEDISGYMLGGRGLGPAVTALSAGAADMSGWMLMGLPGAMYSTGLSSVWLAIGLTVGAYFNYLLVGPRLRSYTEIANDSITIPDYFENRFMDHTRILRFVSAIIIIIFFTLYTSAGFVSGGTLFESSFDMDYKIGLFVTAGVVIAYTIFGGFLAVSLTDFVQGIIMFLALILVPVVTFFELGGPASAMQDVRQIDPHLMDIFRGTSILGIISFLAWGLGYFGQPHIIVRFMAISSVKELKPARRIGMTWMIVSVFGALLTGLSGLVYATRNNIPVDDPETIFVILSNVLFHPLITGFLLAAILAAIMSTISSQLLVTSSALTEDFYKTFLRRNATDKELVLIGRLSVLLVAIVGLLLALTPNKTILALVGYAWAGFGSAFGPAVLLSLYWRRMTKWGALAGMVVGAVTVLVWVNIPGLSDFMYEMIPGFTLSLIAVIGVSFMTSIPNKEVQDTFNEMEKVISKL
- the gatC gene encoding Asp-tRNA(Asn)/Glu-tRNA(Gln) amidotransferase subunit GatC, yielding MSRISMDEVKHVANLARLAITEEEAVKFQKQLDQMISFAEQLNELDTENVAPTSHVLDMKNVMREDVSKKGLPVEEVLKNAPDSTEDGHIRVPSILE